A window from Theropithecus gelada isolate Dixy chromosome 1, Tgel_1.0, whole genome shotgun sequence encodes these proteins:
- the LOC112619189 gene encoding olfactory receptor 1020-like, with product MVNFTHVSEFVLLGFQGGPGMQAMLFLIFLILYGIAVVGNLGMIVIIRVDAHLHTPMYAFLQSLSLLDICYSSTIAPRALVNSMQEDHTVSFGGCAAQFFFLSLFGTAEAFLLAAMAYDRFTAICNPLLYSVSMSHRVCVLFISGSYLWGVVNAVAQTTMTFRLPFCGSNEINDFFCDVPPLLSLSCSDTFINQLVLLGLCGSIIVSTFLIVLVSYICIISTILRIPTTQGRQKAFSTCTSHLTGVCLFFGTVFFMYAQPSAIIFMEQSKIVSVFYTVVIPMLNPLIYSLRNKEVKRAVRRSMRKLSV from the coding sequence ATGGTGAATTTTACACATGTCTCAGAGTTTGTTCTACTTGGATTCCAAGGGGGTCCCGGAATGCAGGCAATgctatttctgatttttctgatCCTCTATGGCATAGCTGTGGTGGGAAACCTTGGCATGATTGTAATTATCCGGGTAGATGCACACCTCCATACCCCAATGTATGCCTTCCTGCAAAGCCTTTCATTGTTGGACATCTGCTATTCTTCCACAATTGCACCCAGGGCTCTGGTGAACTCCATGCAAGAGGACCACACGGTTTCCTTTGGCGGGTGTGCTGCTCAGttctttttcctgtctctctTCGGTACCGCGGAGGCTTTCCTCCTGGCTGCCATGGCCTATGACCGCTTCACCGCCATCTGCAACCCTCTTCTGTACTCTGTGAGCATGTCTCACCGGGTCTGTGTGTTGTTCATATCAGGATCCTACTTGTGGGGTGTAGTCAATGCCGTTGCTCAAACAACCATGACCTTCAGGTTGCCTTTCTGTGGGTCCAATGAGATCAACGACTTTTTCTGTGATGTCCCCCCACTCTTGTCCCTCTCATGTTCGGATACGTTTATAAACCAACTGGTTCTTCTTGGTTTATGTGGCTCCATTATTGTCAGTACCTTCTTGATTGTCCTGGTCTCATACATTTGCATCATCTCAACAATTCTGAGGATCCCGACCACGCAGGGACGCCAGAAAGCCTTCTCCACGTGCACCTCCCACCTGACAGGTGTGTGCTTGTTTTTTGGTACCGTTTTCTTCATGTATGCACAACCCAGCGCCATCATCTTCATGGAGCAAAGTAAAATAGTGTCCGTATTCTACACTGTCGTCATCCCCATGCTGAACCCCCTGATCTACAGCCTGAGGAACAAAGAGGTCAAGCGGGCTGTGAGACGGAGCATGCGGAAGCTGTCTGTGTGA
- the LOC112635940 gene encoding olfactory receptor 2A12-like, with product MGHKNSSTVTELVLVGFSNHPQSETPLFFLFSLAYLANCFGNTAVITLVVLHSSLQTPMYIFLCHLAFLNIFFSTIVVPKMLYNFLATRKVISYNFCLAQTYITLFLEVTECFLLAVMALDRYVAICFPLRYLLIMNTSVCVALALGAWTTGFFASVVPLFFTILPLCGPYVVDYIFCELPILLHMFCADTSLQEAMMFAGGAGTVLLPFLLIILSYLRILVAVMRIDSVEGRKKAFSTCTSHLTVVTIYYGTGLIRYMRPKSLYSAEGDKLISLFYVVINPMLNPFIYSLKNMEVKQAMGRVIGKYKNKIKSHTRMCRS from the coding sequence ATGGGACATAAGAATTCCAGCACCGTCACTGAGCTGGTCCTTGTGGGATTTTCCAATCATCCCCAAAGTGAGACACCCCTCTTCTTCCTGTTCTCTCTGGCCTACTTAGCAAATTGTTTTGGAAACACAGCTGTCATCACTTTGGTAGTTCTGCATTCCTCTCTCCAGACACCCATGTATATCTTCCTTTGTCACCTGGCCTTTCTCAACATATTTTTTAGCACAATCGTGGTCCCCAAGATGCTCTATAACTTCCTTGCAACCAGGAAAGTCATCTCTTACAACTTCTGCCTCGCTCAGACCTACATCACCTTATTCCTGGAGGTGACTGAGTGCTTTCTTCTTGCAGTGATGGCACTGGACCGCTATGTGGCCATTTGTTTCCCACTGAGATATCTGCTCATCATGAACACGTCTGTGTGTGTGGCACTGGCTCTGGGAGCCTGGACCACAGGCTTTTTTGCTTCAGTGGTTCCTCTGTTCTTCACAATCCTCCCACTCTGTGGTCCTTATGTTGTTGACTATATTTTCTGTGAACTGCCCATCCTTCTTCACATGTTCTGTGCAGATACATCCCTGCAGGAGGCCATGATGTTTGCAGGAGGGGCTGGAACAGTGTTACTCCCCTTCCTCCTCATTATTCTCTCCTACCTGCGCATCCTGGTGGCTGTGATGAGAATAGACTCAGTTGAGGGCAGGAAAAAAGCCTTTTCAACCTGCACTTCCCATTTGACTGTGGTGACCATATATTATGGAACAGGATTAATCAGATACATGAGGCCCAAGTCTCTTTACTCAGCAGAGGGAGACAAACTGATCTCCTTGTTCTATGTGGTCATCAACCCTATGCTGAATCCTTTCATTTACAGCCTGAAGAACATGGAAGTGAAGCAGGCTATGGGAAGAGTtataggaaaatacaaaaataaaattaaatcacatACTAGGATGTGTAGAAGTTAA
- the LOC112614385 gene encoding LOW QUALITY PROTEIN: olfactory receptor 11L1-like (The sequence of the model RefSeq protein was modified relative to this genomic sequence to represent the inferred CDS: inserted 1 base in 1 codon) produces MEPQNTSTVTNFQLLGFQNLLEWQTLLFVIFLLIYCLTITGNVIIVTVVSQDQRLHSPMYMFLQHLSFLEVWYTSTTVPLLLANLLSWGQAISFSACMAQLYFFVFLGATECFLLAVMAYDRYLAICSPLHYPFLMHRELCTRLVAVSWWTGIGTGFLPSLMISRLDFCGPNEINHFFCDLPPLMQLSCSSVYITEVTIFILSIAVLCICFFLTLGSYVFIMSSVLRIRSTSGRRKTFSTCGSHLAVVTIYYGTMISMYVHPSPHLLPEVNKIISVFYTVVTPLLNPVIYSLRNKDFKEAVRKVMRRKCGXLWSTSKRKFLY; encoded by the exons ATGGAGCCCCAAAATACCTCCACTGTGACTAACTTTCAGCTGTTAGGATTCCAGAACCTTCTTGAATGGCAAACCCTGCTCTTTGTCATTTTCCTGCTCATCTACTGCCTGACCATTACAGGGAATGTCATCATCGTTACTGTGGTGAGCCAGGACCAGCGACTGCACTCCCCTATGTACATGTTCCTCCAGCATCTCTCCTTTCTGGAGGTCTGGTACACATCCACCACTGTGCCCCTTCTCCTAGCCAACCTGCTGTCCTGGGGCCAAGCCATCTCCTTCTCCGCCTGCATGGCACAGCtctacttctttgtgttcctcgGCGCTACCGAGTGCTTTCTCCTGGCGGTGATGGCCTACGACCGTTACCTGGCCATCTGCAGCCCGCTCCACTACCCTTTCCTCATGCATCGTGAGCTCTGCACCAGGTTGGTGGCGGTCTCCTGGTGGACAGGGATCGGCACAGGCTTTCTGCCTTCCCTGATGATTTCCAGGTTGGACTTCTGTGGGCCCAATGAGATTAACCATTTCTTCTGTGACCTCCCCCCACTCATGCAGCTCTCGTGTTCCAGTGTTTATATCACCGAGGTGACCATCTTCATCCTGTCAATTGCCGTGCtgtgcatttgtttttttctgacacTGGGGTCCTATGTTTTCATCATGTCCTCCGTATTGAGAATCCGTTCCACCTCTGGCCGGAGAAAGACATTTTCCACATGTGGCTCCCACCTGGCTGTTGTCACTATCTACTACGGGACCATGATCTCCATGTATGTGCACCCCAGTCCCCACCTGTTGCCTGAAGTCAACAAGATCATTTCTGTCTTCTACactgtggtcacaccactgctgAACCCAGTTATCTACAGCTTGAGGAACAAAGACTTCAAAGAAGCTGTTAGAAAGGTCATGAGAAGGAAATGTG ATCTATGGAGTACGAGCAAAAGGAAGTTCCTTTATTAG